In Janibacter sp. CX7, a single genomic region encodes these proteins:
- a CDS encoding DUF5719 family protein — MSESRPWAAPVARGVVVAAAAAGLVVGADRLGAAPDATPPSGGASSAATTLTTSYCPGDPFAGGDDETPDVDVSGSVDAHAAPADVLEGVVRPADDPGRITIDPLSKAASGVPRDSSTSGPTDVSDDDLRSDPLRVRGTGERAPGLVATQSLTATDGDVQGLAALPCTAPTADAWLVAGGGDKGRQERLVLTNPGGNAVTVQVDVVGAKGGGSDGPGRSVVVPAGGRNVVLLDSIGGTAAPQAVHVTSTGGLVSPAIVDHHLDGLTPAGLDVVGPTAAPARRLVLPGNANGSGRGIVIAAPGDREAVVQVRRLSEDPARSAKVVTVPAGEAVDVELPLADGMRSWVVESDEPVVAAAWTETTGAGERRDMAWSVATPAFGSLGGAALPRVPEDVSRRFVEVTAADGPAQVDVLVSRDGEVTTEELELDDAHSQALPLGDADAVWVRPDEGRVHAAVLYLSPPGAQTVGAASVPLLPSRVAVRDVPVVRAR; from the coding sequence ATGAGCGAGTCCCGACCGTGGGCCGCCCCCGTGGCCCGAGGAGTCGTCGTGGCGGCTGCCGCCGCCGGCCTCGTCGTCGGCGCCGACCGACTCGGCGCCGCGCCGGACGCCACCCCACCGTCCGGCGGCGCGTCCAGCGCGGCGACGACCCTGACGACGAGCTACTGTCCGGGCGACCCCTTCGCCGGCGGTGACGACGAGACCCCTGATGTCGACGTCAGCGGGTCCGTCGACGCCCACGCCGCGCCTGCGGACGTGCTCGAGGGCGTCGTGCGGCCCGCCGACGACCCCGGCCGGATCACCATCGACCCGCTGTCCAAGGCGGCCAGCGGCGTCCCGCGCGACTCCTCGACGAGCGGCCCGACCGACGTCTCCGACGACGACCTGCGGTCCGACCCCCTTCGTGTCCGTGGCACCGGCGAGCGGGCGCCCGGGCTCGTCGCGACGCAGAGCCTCACCGCGACCGACGGCGACGTCCAGGGCCTCGCCGCGCTCCCGTGCACCGCGCCGACCGCCGACGCCTGGCTCGTCGCCGGCGGCGGGGACAAGGGGCGCCAGGAGCGGCTCGTCCTGACCAACCCCGGCGGCAATGCCGTCACCGTGCAGGTCGACGTCGTGGGCGCGAAGGGGGGCGGCTCCGACGGTCCCGGCCGCTCCGTCGTCGTCCCCGCGGGCGGACGCAACGTCGTCCTCCTCGACAGCATCGGTGGGACGGCCGCGCCCCAGGCCGTGCACGTGACGAGCACGGGCGGGCTCGTCTCGCCCGCGATCGTCGACCACCACCTCGACGGCCTGACGCCGGCGGGCCTCGACGTCGTCGGCCCCACGGCGGCGCCGGCGCGCCGACTCGTCCTACCGGGCAATGCCAACGGCTCCGGGCGCGGCATCGTCATCGCCGCACCCGGCGACCGGGAGGCCGTCGTGCAGGTCCGCCGGCTGAGCGAGGACCCGGCACGCAGCGCCAAGGTCGTCACGGTGCCGGCGGGCGAGGCCGTCGACGTCGAGCTGCCGCTCGCCGACGGCATGCGCTCGTGGGTCGTCGAGTCCGACGAGCCGGTCGTGGCCGCGGCGTGGACCGAGACCACCGGTGCGGGGGAGCGCCGGGACATGGCCTGGTCGGTGGCGACACCGGCCTTCGGCTCGCTCGGCGGGGCGGCCCTGCCCCGGGTGCCCGAGGACGTCTCGCGGCGCTTCGTCGAGGTGACCGCCGCGGACGGGCCGGCGCAGGTCGACGTCCTCGTCTCCCGCGACGGCGAGGTGACGACCGAGGAGCTCGAGCTCGACGACGCGCACAGCCAGGCGCTGCCCCTGGGTGACGCGGACGCCGTGTGGGTGCGGCCGGACGAAGGCCGGGTCCACGCCGCCGTGCTCTACCTCAGCCCGCCCGGGGCCCAGACCGTCGGCGCCGCGTCGGTGCCGCTGCTGCCCTCGCGCGTCGCCGTCCGCGACGTCCCCGTCGTCCGCGCCCGCTGA
- a CDS encoding glycosyltransferase: MTQPSPTSTPATPSRRTTAPPATVTAVVVARTREATGQVLSALLAQDRLPDRLLLVDGAIDGLGDTSDLLAPVDEAGIDVLTTTLGPRRGLRRILPAMIDRLPKADVGRDLVWILTSRARPHPEALRRLVAATGRGVGMTAPKLVDERDPSRIVRMGLQVTRAGRIVPHPVAGTTDQGQHDADIDAIAAPLDGLLLDRETYERLDGHDPALGDLGGDLDLGWRSQRAGRRVVIVPEAKVAVRPTAAERRPTTEHRRQARRAALTRAHVATAPFLALWIALSSLVVGLGLVVLKRPGMGADELASLPAALDLRTLRSRLRGRAPREVSRSDLDALFVTPADARRRIVDDARSGVGRDPVVDARSLEVERKGGWLTHPLPWLVLLAGGLSMWSARHITGELRHRTDFGLVGGELLGGRATAGQLWDSWWMAWHGQGWGSGTEQSPALVVLSLLSRLVSWIPGLGASHSPAGVVLALLVVTALPLAAATAWTAGRTWSTHRWVRAAAALAWVTTAPAALAVGEGRIGALLALVLLPRIAAGLVRAGRRTTTYSDTVRTALWGALLATVVPVVGVVLVAVGLVLLVGGDSRRRARGITLAVVPLALAGPWLLALQEQPRRLLTGWGMTDVQLSTSATDLALGQLPGGAPTTWWTAAVLAIGLLALLVPGRRAGSWLAGLVGLLGLAWALGAPHLVLGHRPAGAPDPSAALTAWAGLGQIVLVGAALVAVLIASDTLPDRLRGSGARAWLALPALALLVAAVGSGVVVGQHSYGDDLTTWREPRPLVAVAAAEGSLGSRALVVEPTDEGVVYRLVGDEPGALVRDLPVVGEPVPGEEEVAAAVAQLLGAGEGTRAASDVLAEHAVSHLVVVDPTQAQRRLVDASPGLSRLGSSAGTTTWAVRSEVTHESVPSRVRVTTARTSDAVAVEGPHGDTGGDVAIAKADILTVAESLDWSDRVQVRADGRLLRAQTHSAVPTYELPEGTDEVSVAVGAGHPWWKAAQGLALLLALYLALPTERRPDPEEEDER, translated from the coding sequence GTGACGCAGCCCAGCCCCACGTCAACCCCCGCCACCCCCTCTCGGCGGACGACGGCCCCACCGGCGACCGTCACCGCGGTCGTCGTCGCACGCACCCGTGAAGCCACCGGCCAGGTCCTGAGCGCCCTCCTCGCCCAGGACCGACTGCCGGACCGACTCCTCCTCGTCGACGGCGCCATCGACGGGCTCGGTGACACGAGCGACCTCCTCGCTCCGGTCGACGAGGCCGGCATCGACGTCCTGACGACGACGCTGGGCCCCCGCCGCGGTCTGCGGCGCATCCTCCCCGCGATGATCGACCGGCTCCCGAAGGCCGACGTCGGACGCGACCTCGTCTGGATCCTCACCTCGCGGGCACGCCCCCACCCCGAGGCGCTGCGCCGCCTCGTCGCGGCGACCGGCCGCGGGGTCGGCATGACTGCTCCCAAGCTCGTCGACGAGCGCGACCCGAGCCGGATCGTGCGGATGGGCCTTCAGGTGACCCGCGCCGGGCGGATCGTCCCGCACCCGGTCGCCGGCACGACCGACCAGGGCCAGCACGACGCCGACATCGACGCGATCGCCGCCCCGCTCGACGGGCTGCTGCTCGACCGCGAGACCTACGAGCGTCTCGACGGCCACGACCCCGCGCTCGGCGACCTCGGGGGCGACCTCGACCTCGGCTGGCGCTCGCAACGCGCGGGTCGACGAGTCGTCATCGTCCCCGAGGCCAAGGTCGCGGTGCGGCCCACGGCCGCGGAGCGCCGCCCGACGACCGAGCACCGCCGCCAGGCGCGACGGGCCGCGCTCACCCGCGCCCACGTGGCGACCGCGCCCTTCCTCGCGCTGTGGATCGCCCTGTCGAGCCTCGTCGTCGGCCTCGGGCTCGTCGTGCTCAAGCGGCCCGGCATGGGTGCCGACGAGCTCGCCTCGCTGCCGGCCGCCCTCGACCTGCGCACGCTGCGCTCGCGGCTGCGTGGGCGGGCGCCCCGCGAGGTCTCTCGCAGCGACCTCGACGCCCTCTTCGTCACCCCGGCCGACGCCCGACGACGCATCGTCGACGACGCCCGCAGCGGTGTCGGCCGCGACCCCGTCGTCGACGCCCGCTCGCTCGAGGTCGAGCGCAAGGGCGGCTGGCTGACCCACCCCCTCCCGTGGCTCGTGCTCCTCGCCGGCGGCCTGTCGATGTGGTCGGCACGGCACATCACCGGCGAGCTGCGCCACCGCACCGACTTCGGCCTCGTCGGCGGCGAGCTCCTCGGCGGGCGCGCGACGGCGGGCCAGCTGTGGGACAGCTGGTGGATGGCCTGGCACGGCCAGGGCTGGGGCTCCGGCACGGAGCAGAGCCCCGCGCTCGTCGTGCTCTCGCTGCTCTCGCGCCTCGTGTCGTGGATCCCCGGTCTCGGGGCCAGCCACTCGCCGGCCGGCGTCGTGCTGGCCCTCCTCGTCGTCACCGCCCTGCCGCTCGCCGCGGCCACCGCCTGGACGGCGGGCCGCACCTGGTCGACGCACCGCTGGGTGCGCGCGGCCGCCGCACTCGCCTGGGTGACGACCGCGCCTGCCGCACTCGCCGTGGGCGAAGGGCGGATCGGCGCGCTCCTCGCCCTCGTGCTGCTGCCGCGGATCGCGGCCGGTCTCGTGCGGGCCGGCCGACGCACGACCACCTACAGCGACACCGTGCGCACCGCCCTGTGGGGCGCCCTGCTCGCGACCGTCGTGCCGGTCGTGGGAGTGGTGCTCGTCGCCGTCGGTCTCGTCCTGCTCGTCGGCGGTGACTCGCGTCGCCGGGCCCGCGGGATCACGCTCGCCGTCGTGCCGCTCGCCCTCGCCGGTCCGTGGCTGCTCGCCCTGCAGGAGCAGCCGCGCCGGCTGCTCACCGGGTGGGGCATGACCGACGTCCAGCTGAGCACCTCCGCGACCGACCTGGCCCTCGGGCAGCTGCCCGGTGGCGCCCCGACCACGTGGTGGACCGCGGCCGTCCTCGCGATCGGCCTGCTCGCCCTGCTCGTGCCCGGCCGTCGTGCCGGGTCGTGGCTCGCGGGTCTCGTCGGCCTGCTCGGCCTCGCCTGGGCCCTCGGCGCGCCCCACCTCGTCCTCGGCCATCGCCCGGCTGGGGCGCCCGACCCGAGCGCAGCGCTCACCGCCTGGGCCGGCCTCGGGCAGATCGTCCTCGTCGGCGCCGCCCTCGTCGCGGTGCTCATCGCCTCCGACACGCTCCCGGACCGACTGCGCGGCAGCGGTGCTCGCGCCTGGCTGGCCCTGCCGGCCCTCGCGCTGCTCGTCGCCGCCGTCGGCAGTGGTGTCGTCGTCGGCCAGCACTCCTACGGCGACGACCTGACCACGTGGCGCGAGCCGCGGCCGCTCGTGGCCGTCGCCGCCGCCGAGGGGTCGCTCGGGTCGCGCGCACTCGTCGTCGAGCCGACCGACGAGGGCGTGGTCTACCGCCTCGTCGGCGACGAGCCCGGCGCCCTCGTGCGCGACCTGCCCGTGGTCGGCGAACCGGTCCCCGGGGAGGAGGAGGTCGCTGCTGCGGTGGCCCAGCTCCTGGGCGCGGGGGAGGGCACGCGTGCCGCGAGCGACGTCCTTGCCGAGCACGCCGTCTCGCACCTCGTCGTCGTGGACCCGACGCAGGCGCAGCGCCGCCTCGTCGACGCCTCGCCCGGCCTGAGCCGGCTCGGGTCGAGTGCCGGCACGACGACCTGGGCCGTGCGCTCCGAGGTCACCCACGAGTCGGTGCCCTCGCGGGTGCGCGTGACGACCGCGCGCACGAGCGACGCCGTGGCCGTCGAGGGTCCGCACGGCGACACCGGTGGCGACGTCGCGATCGCGAAGGCCGACATTCTCACCGTCGCCGAGTCGCTCGACTGGAGCGACCGGGTCCAGGTGCGCGCCGATGGTCGACTGCTGCGGGCGCAGACCCACAGCGCCGTCCCGACCTACGAGCTGCCCGAGGGCACCGACGAGGTGAGCGTCGCGGTCGGGGCCGGACACCCGTGGTGGAAGGCCGCCCAGGGCCTGGCCCTGCTCCTGGCCCTCTACCTCGCCCTGCCGACCGAGCGCCGTCCCGACCCCGAGGAGGAGGACGAGCGATGA
- a CDS encoding WhiB family transcriptional regulator — MHELQLITGGDIDDESTELSWQERSLCAQTDPEAFFPEKGGSTREAKKVCVGCEVRQECLEYALEHDERFGIWGGLSERERRKLKKRAV, encoded by the coding sequence ATGCACGAACTTCAGCTGATCACCGGTGGTGACATCGACGACGAGTCCACGGAGCTGTCTTGGCAGGAGCGTTCGCTCTGCGCCCAGACGGACCCGGAGGCCTTCTTCCCGGAGAAGGGCGGCTCCACCCGCGAGGCCAAGAAGGTCTGCGTCGGGTGCGAGGTGCGCCAGGAGTGCCTCGAGTACGCCCTCGAGCACGACGAGCGCTTCGGCATCTGGGGCGGCCTGTCGGAGCGAGAGCGCCGCAAGCTCAAGAAGCGCGCGGTCTGA
- a CDS encoding 2-phospho-L-lactate transferase CofD family protein: MRITVISGGPAGAPFVRGLADHLATSPGADEVTVVANTGDDISLGGLRLSPDVDGLLAALSDVPSTADTSVVTDELGALGVLPAWFPVADREVATHLARTAWLGRGATPSEVTARLAERHGLPAKGVRLLPMSDVPVETHVVLDDEEGQSAVHVQQWRHELGRPAATRFVVAGMDRAAAAPGVLDAVREADLVVLAPGDPVLSIGIVLGVPGVRDALRGTSAKIVGVTPDLTDLGPSLAAVGLEPTADAVSALYRDLRATWLPADASPADVLTHA; the protein is encoded by the coding sequence ATGCGCATCACCGTGATCTCCGGCGGGCCCGCCGGCGCCCCCTTCGTCCGCGGCCTCGCCGACCACCTCGCCACCTCGCCCGGCGCCGACGAGGTGACCGTGGTGGCCAACACCGGCGACGACATCTCGCTCGGCGGGCTGCGCCTGTCCCCCGACGTCGACGGCCTGCTCGCCGCGCTCTCCGACGTCCCGTCGACCGCCGATACCTCCGTGGTCACCGACGAGCTCGGCGCCCTCGGCGTCCTGCCGGCGTGGTTCCCGGTCGCCGACCGCGAGGTCGCCACCCACCTCGCCCGCACCGCCTGGCTGGGCCGGGGCGCCACCCCGAGCGAGGTCACCGCACGCCTGGCCGAGCGGCACGGCCTCCCGGCGAAGGGGGTCCGGCTGCTGCCGATGAGCGACGTCCCCGTCGAGACGCACGTCGTCCTCGACGACGAGGAGGGCCAGAGCGCCGTCCACGTGCAGCAGTGGCGTCACGAGCTCGGCCGCCCCGCCGCCACGCGCTTCGTCGTCGCGGGCATGGACCGCGCCGCCGCGGCCCCCGGCGTCCTCGACGCCGTCCGCGAGGCCGACCTCGTCGTCCTCGCCCCCGGCGACCCCGTGCTGTCGATCGGCATCGTCCTCGGTGTCCCCGGCGTCCGCGATGCCCTGCGCGGCACCTCGGCGAAGATCGTCGGCGTCACCCCCGACCTCACCGACCTCGGCCCCTCCCTCGCCGCCGTCGGCCTCGAGCCCACCGCCGACGCCGTCTCCGCCCTGTACCGCGACCTGCGCGCCACCTGGCTCCCCGCCGACGCCTCCCCCGCCGACGTCCTCACGCACGCCTGA
- a CDS encoding DNA-3-methyladenine glycosylase has product MTSHPDPTTRCHRPPAPVDLGLVLPPFVRGGGDPTSHRAGRDWWFAWTTPAGTVTLLLTDEGGEVVASAWGDGADWILDRLPDLVGGRDDPSGFVPHHDLVARGWPRLRTWRVPANGLVAQMLVCSVLEQKVTGREAFSSQRQLVRRFGSPAPGPGEELGLVCPPTAAEWARIPSWAWLRAGVDGARSRVVVTAMRVAGRLDECADLPLEQAHARMRSLPGVGVWTAAEVAQRALGDADSPSFGDYHVAKDVTLALDGVVGDDARMAELLEPYAGQRYRAQVVITATAGHRPRRGPRRSLPTHLPTRF; this is encoded by the coding sequence GTGACCAGCCACCCCGACCCGACGACGCGGTGCCACCGCCCGCCCGCGCCCGTCGACCTCGGACTGGTGCTGCCCCCCTTCGTCCGGGGTGGCGGTGACCCGACGAGCCACCGGGCGGGCCGCGACTGGTGGTTCGCGTGGACGACGCCGGCGGGCACGGTGACCCTGCTCCTGACCGACGAAGGGGGTGAGGTCGTCGCCTCGGCGTGGGGAGACGGTGCCGACTGGATCCTCGACCGGCTGCCGGACCTCGTCGGGGGGCGCGACGACCCGAGCGGCTTCGTCCCGCACCACGACCTCGTCGCGCGTGGGTGGCCGCGGCTGCGCACCTGGCGGGTCCCGGCCAACGGGCTCGTCGCCCAGATGCTCGTGTGCTCCGTCCTCGAGCAGAAGGTCACCGGTCGCGAGGCCTTCAGCAGCCAGCGGCAGCTGGTGCGGCGCTTCGGCTCGCCGGCGCCCGGGCCGGGGGAGGAGCTCGGTCTCGTCTGCCCGCCGACCGCCGCGGAGTGGGCCCGGATCCCGTCGTGGGCGTGGCTGCGCGCCGGCGTCGACGGCGCCCGCTCGCGGGTCGTCGTCACCGCGATGCGGGTCGCCGGTCGCCTCGACGAGTGCGCCGACCTGCCGCTGGAGCAGGCCCACGCGCGGATGCGCTCGCTCCCCGGCGTCGGCGTCTGGACCGCTGCGGAGGTCGCCCAGCGGGCACTGGGCGACGCCGACTCACCGAGCTTCGGCGACTACCACGTCGCCAAGGACGTCACCCTCGCCCTCGACGGCGTCGTCGGCGACGACGCCCGCATGGCCGAGCTGCTCGAGCCCTACGCCGGTCAGCGCTACCGGGCCCAGGTCGTCATCACCGCCACCGCCGGCCACCGACCCCGACGCGGCCCGCGCCGCTCCCTGCCCACGCACCTCCCGACGCGCTTCTGA
- a CDS encoding aminoglycoside phosphotransferase: MRPTEHVLDMFAVPGALEPVTGGQGRSVRAGDLLLSPGREPRVQDRLSPPLARLAVELDTRPGRDHRDLRIAMPVPARDGSWVVDGWAATRYEPGTLPLTDLTATLAVGAVLHAELARAVTAWPLGDEPPIGRWAVAERVAFGERPLPDDALDAEGRDLLARLAAARDDTDLGPAQLVHGDLAGNVLLDPQGAPVVIDVSPYWRPALWAQAVAVLDAVMRSLAPAHVMDEWATGRRGQAMLRAAIFRLLSDRPADLPAYESALGSLLARSAR, encoded by the coding sequence ATGCGACCGACCGAGCACGTGCTCGACATGTTCGCGGTGCCGGGCGCCCTCGAGCCCGTGACCGGCGGGCAGGGCCGCAGTGTGCGCGCCGGCGACCTGCTCCTCTCCCCCGGCCGCGAGCCGCGCGTCCAGGACCGGCTCAGCCCACCGCTCGCCCGGCTCGCCGTCGAGCTCGACACCCGGCCCGGGCGGGACCACCGGGACCTGCGGATCGCGATGCCGGTGCCCGCGCGCGACGGCAGCTGGGTCGTCGACGGGTGGGCCGCCACGCGCTACGAGCCCGGCACCCTCCCGCTCACCGACCTCACGGCCACGCTCGCGGTCGGTGCCGTGCTGCACGCGGAGCTCGCCCGGGCGGTCACCGCGTGGCCCCTCGGCGACGAGCCACCGATAGGACGCTGGGCCGTGGCCGAGCGGGTGGCCTTCGGCGAACGCCCGCTCCCCGACGACGCCCTCGACGCGGAGGGCCGGGACCTGCTCGCCCGCCTGGCCGCAGCCCGTGACGACACCGACCTCGGGCCCGCGCAGCTCGTCCACGGCGACCTCGCCGGCAACGTCCTGCTCGACCCGCAGGGGGCCCCGGTCGTCATCGACGTCTCGCCCTACTGGCGGCCGGCGCTGTGGGCGCAGGCCGTCGCGGTGCTCGACGCGGTCATGCGCTCCCTCGCACCCGCACACGTCATGGACGAGTGGGCCACCGGTCGGCGCGGGCAGGCGATGCTGCGGGCGGCGATCTTCCGCCTCCTCAGCGACCGACCGGCGGACCTGCCCGCCTACGAGTCGGCACTCGGCTCGCTGCTCGCGAGGAGTGCGCGCTGA
- a CDS encoding methyltransferase domain-containing protein, with translation MSDPTTSGQVAAPPGGRLLAVAKRGAEHLLWGRVAVQRRLEARAKGGRPAPTTVPPTAVLTDGATWRRAVAEAKRLRLPLHRDLPKNWDALGAVAAVLDLADDGTRSARVMDAGSARYSPVLPWLRLYGFGAAPGSLIGINLEFGSQVTRDGVAFRYGDVTDTGLPTAHLDAITCMSVIEHGVPLEGFVSESARLLRPGGVLVVSTDYDQDPPDTTGKVIYGSQVHIFSPEEIRELVALADRHGLELVGTVDDATLAHSERPVHWSRVDLDYTFILLTFRKR, from the coding sequence ATGTCCGATCCCACGACCTCCGGCCAGGTCGCGGCGCCCCCCGGCGGGCGTCTGCTGGCCGTCGCCAAGCGCGGGGCCGAGCACCTCCTGTGGGGTCGGGTCGCCGTCCAGCGACGGCTCGAGGCCCGGGCGAAGGGGGGTCGTCCCGCGCCGACGACCGTGCCGCCGACCGCCGTGCTCACCGACGGCGCGACGTGGCGGCGGGCCGTCGCCGAGGCCAAGCGCCTGCGCCTGCCGCTGCACCGTGACCTGCCGAAGAACTGGGACGCCCTCGGCGCCGTCGCCGCCGTCCTCGACCTCGCCGACGACGGCACCCGCAGCGCGCGGGTCATGGACGCCGGCAGCGCCCGCTACTCGCCGGTGCTGCCGTGGCTGCGGCTCTACGGTTTCGGTGCCGCGCCCGGCTCGCTCATCGGCATCAACCTCGAGTTCGGGTCGCAGGTGACCCGCGACGGGGTGGCCTTCCGCTACGGCGACGTCACCGACACGGGTCTGCCGACGGCCCACCTCGACGCGATCACGTGCATGTCGGTCATCGAGCACGGCGTGCCGCTCGAGGGCTTCGTCTCCGAGTCGGCGCGCCTGCTGCGCCCCGGTGGCGTGCTCGTCGTCTCGACCGACTACGACCAGGACCCGCCGGACACGACGGGCAAGGTCATCTACGGCTCGCAGGTCCACATCTTCTCGCCCGAGGAGATCCGCGAGCTCGTCGCGCTCGCCGACCGCCACGGTCTCGAGCTCGTCGGCACCGTCGACGACGCGACGCTGGCGCACAGCGAACGCCCGGTGCACTGGTCGAGGGTCGACCTCGACTACACCTTCATCCTGCTGACCTTCCGCAAGCGCTGA
- a CDS encoding lysylphosphatidylglycerol synthase domain-containing protein, with translation MNRDEAGAPPAPGRTTRKRALDVLRIGFLVLVLVAVGIALWRNWAEVRGDLGRIGPVTLLAATGLAMLSPFFTVLGWRVLLADLGSRLHIAPASGVFFVGQLGKYLPGSVWSVVVQTDMAHRLGVPRRRTAIVGLLTIALSALTGMILGLPALPVLLTRGDAVVPWWVLLAIIAVLGVLLWPPVLNLGIRTMLRLLRRDPLEHDLTHAAVGLSSLWFATSWLVGGLSVWVMARNLAPDDADASRLLLVAVSGYLLAAGIGMFSIVVPAGVGVRDVVLVVLLATTMPVSAATAVVVVARFLTVLADVVWAAIGWLWAKTHHLLPSSPGTAGPDPTPSPQGD, from the coding sequence ATGAACCGCGACGAGGCGGGGGCGCCCCCGGCGCCCGGGCGCACGACGCGCAAGCGCGCGCTCGACGTGCTGCGCATCGGCTTCCTCGTCCTCGTCCTCGTCGCCGTCGGCATCGCGCTGTGGCGCAACTGGGCCGAGGTGCGCGGCGACCTCGGACGCATCGGACCCGTGACCCTCCTCGCCGCGACCGGCCTGGCGATGCTCTCGCCCTTCTTCACGGTGCTCGGGTGGCGGGTGCTGCTCGCCGACCTCGGCTCACGGCTGCACATCGCGCCGGCGAGCGGGGTCTTCTTCGTCGGCCAGCTCGGCAAGTACCTGCCCGGCTCGGTGTGGTCGGTCGTCGTCCAGACCGACATGGCCCACCGGCTCGGCGTGCCCCGGCGACGCACGGCGATCGTCGGCCTGCTGACGATCGCCCTCTCCGCGCTCACCGGCATGATCCTCGGCCTGCCGGCACTGCCGGTGCTGCTCACCCGCGGCGACGCGGTCGTGCCGTGGTGGGTCCTGCTGGCCATCATCGCCGTCCTCGGGGTGCTGCTGTGGCCCCCGGTGCTCAACCTCGGCATCCGCACGATGCTTCGCCTGCTGCGCCGCGACCCGCTCGAGCACGACCTCACCCACGCTGCGGTCGGCCTGTCGAGCCTGTGGTTCGCCACCTCGTGGCTCGTCGGCGGCCTGTCGGTGTGGGTCATGGCGCGCAACCTCGCGCCCGACGACGCCGACGCCTCCCGCCTGCTCCTCGTCGCCGTCTCGGGCTACCTGCTCGCGGCCGGGATCGGGATGTTCAGCATCGTCGTGCCCGCCGGCGTCGGCGTGCGCGACGTCGTCCTCGTCGTGCTGCTGGCGACGACGATGCCGGTGTCCGCGGCGACGGCCGTCGTCGTCGTCGCCCGATTCCTCACCGTCCTCGCGGACGTCGTGTGGGCGGCCATCGGCTGGCTCTGGGCGAAGACGCACCATCTGCTCCCTTCGTCCCCCGGGACGGCGGGCCCCGACCCGACACCCTCCCCGCAAGGAGACTGA